A region of Solanum dulcamara chromosome 7, daSolDulc1.2, whole genome shotgun sequence DNA encodes the following proteins:
- the LOC129894173 gene encoding elongation factor Tu, chloroplastic has product MASISAASATGTSSTKLLYPSNPLLPSATKPPKLILSSSFTPNFSTLFLHSPAAASPTTHHQRRFTVRAARGKFERKKPHVNIGTIGHVDHGKTTLTAALTMALASLGNSAPKKYDEIDAAPEERARGITINTATVEYETENRHYAHVDCPGHADYVKNMITGAAQMDGAILVVSGADGPMPQTKEHILLAKQVGVPNMVVFLNKQDQVDDEELLELVELEVRELLSSYEFPGDDIPIVSGSALLALEALMANPSIKRGENQWVDKIFELMDNVDSYIPIPQRQTELPFLMAIEDVFSITGRGTVATGRVERGTVRIGETVDIVGLRDTRSTTVTGVEMFQKILDEAMAGDNVGLLLRGIQKIDIQRGMVLAKPGTITPHTKFEALVYVLKKEEGGRHSPFFSGYRPQFYMRTTDVTGKVTSITTDKGDESKMVMPGDRVNLVVELIMPVACEQGMRFAIREGGKTVGAGVIQKILE; this is encoded by the coding sequence ATGGCTTCAATTTCAGCAGCGTCTGCCACTGGCACTTCTTCTACTAAGCTCTTATACCCTTCCAATCCCCTTCTTCCTTCCGCTACTAAACCACCCAAGCTTATCCTATCCTCTTCCTTTACCCCCAACTTTTCTACCCTTTTCCTCCACTCACCCGCCGCCGCTTCTCCCACCACCCACCACCAACGCCGGTTCACTGTCCGTGCTGCCCGTGGAAAATTCGAGAGGAAAAAACCCCATGTCAACATTGGTACTATTGGCCATGTTGACCATGGAAAGACTACCCTTACTGCTGCTTTAACCATGGCTCTTGCCTCTTTGGGTAATTCCGCTCCCAAGAAGTATGATGAAATTGATGCCGCCCCAGAAGAGCGTGCTCGTGGGATTACTATTAATACGGCTACTGTTGAGTATGAGACTGAGAACCGACACTATGCCCACGTGGACTGCCCTGGTCACGCTGATTATGTCAAGAATATGATTACTGGTGCTGCCCAGATGGATGGAGCGATACTTGTTGTTTCCGGTGCTGATGGTCCAATGCCACAGACCAAAGAGCATATCTTGCTTGCTAAACAAGTGGGTGTCCCTAACATGGTGGTGTTTTTGAACAAACAAGATCAGGTTGATGATGAAGAGCTTCTTGAGCTTGTTGAGTTGGAGGTAAGAGAGCTTTTGTCCAGTTATGAGTTCCCTGGTGATGATATTCCTATCGTTTCTGGTTCTGCTCTTTTGGCTTTAGAGGCTTTAATGGCAAATCCTAGTATTAAGAGAGGTGAAAATCAATGGGTTGATAAGATTTTTGAGTTAATGGACAATGTTGATAGTTATATTCCTATTCCACAAAGACAAACTGAATTGCCTTTTTTGATGGCTATTGAAGATGTGTTCTCAATCACTGGTAGAGGTACGGTGGCGACAGGGAGGGTAGAGAGAGGAACTGTTAGGATTGGAGAGACCGTTGATATTGTAGGATTAAGGGACACTAGGTCTACTACCGTGACTGGGGTTGAGATGTTTCAGAAGATTTTGGATGAAGCAATGGCTGGAGATAATGTGGGATTATTGTTGAGAGGTATTCAGAAGATTGATATTCAGAGAGGAATGGTGTTGGCAAAACCCGGAACAATCACTCCTCACACCAAGTTTGAAGCTCTTGTGTATGTCCTGAAAAAGGAGGAGGGTGGCAGGCATTCCCCATTCTTTTCGGGGTACAGGCCTCAGTTTTACATGAGGACCACTGATGTGACTGGGAAGGTTACTTCCATTACCACTGACAAAGGAGATGAATCTAAGATGGTCATGCCTGGTGATCGTGTGAACTTGGTGGTTGAGCTCATTATGCCTGTGGCTTGTGAGCAAGGGATGAGATTTGCCATCAGGGAAGGAGGAAAGACTGTTGGAGCTGGGGTCATTCAGAAAATTCTAGAGTGA
- the LOC129894172 gene encoding probable serine/threonine-protein kinase WNK3: MHQDLASEQEPDDSESEPEFVELDPTGRYGRYKEVLGKGAFKKVYRAFDELEGIEVAWNQVKVADLLRNAVDLERLYSEVHLLKTLKHKNIIKFYNSWVDTKTENINIITEIFTSGNLRQYRKKHKKVDLRALKNWSRQILEGLSYLHGHDPPVIHRDLKCDNLFVNGNQGEVKIGDLGLAAILRKARSAHSVIGTPEFMAPELYEEEYNELVDIYAFGMCLLELVTFEYPYVECANAAQIYKKVTAGIRPASLAKVKDPVVKAFIEKCIAKVSERLSAKELLMDPFLRSDDDSGSISRSLSSHPIHADKSDDASDSGRSPQDPVPEGSRDFTVQGQRKDLNTIFLKLRITDSTGHIRNIHFPFDIEVDTANAVASEMVEELDLTDQDVSAIADMIDSEIRSYIPDWAPKQCSSSHITDEVAPSESSEAREVAPSESSTSGACDDISPSTMNSTLSGGLVLERLPSGRKYWSDSPKTTSSASSPLRLGPSNLSQADSPIPESSWTEENEQSPVSQKEGSSSGDVAFEHEESETENDIDEEAGVIPDSNSSDNKQSTDLTSENEHPSSGERKNHSSNKCSDDIGDIVEKLEMLVDEQRKEIDALRKKHDLAISDVISKLPPEIRSGVLAMCGHKISSNSLRNERGSSITNSEGPSSSLKIYSRMLKNFKVAGNGYMQNSVAGSTLNGPSFRLCFSSVKGNISSGLGIAAILKEEAGE, translated from the exons ATGCACCAGGATTTGGCGTCTGAGCAGGAACCGGACGATTCTGAATCTGAGCCCGAGTTCGTGGAGCTCGATCCTACTGGTCGCTACGGACGG TACAAAGAGGTTTTGGGGAAAGGAGCTTTTAAAAAAGT ATATCGAGCGTTTGATGAGTTGGAGGGAATAGAAGTAGCTTGGAACCAGGTTAAAGTTGCTGATCTCTTGAGAAATGCTGTGGACTTGGAACGTCTTTATTCTGAAGTTCATTTGCTTAAAACCCTCAAACACAAGAATATCATCAAATTTTACAACTCTTGGGTTGACACAAAGACTGAGAATATCAACATCATTACTGAAATATTCACTTCTGGGAATTTAAGACA ATACCGCAAAAAACATAAGAAGGTTGATTTGCGAGCACTCAAGAATTGGTCTCGGCAGATATTGGAGGGACTGTCATATCTACATGGTCATGATCCTCCAGTTATTCATCGAGATCTTAAGTGTGATAATCTTTTCGTCAATGGTAACCAAGGGGAGGTGAAAATTGGTGACTTGGGACTCGCAGCTATTCTTCGTAAGGCTCGTTCAGCTCATAGTGTCATTG GTACGCCAGAATTCATGGCACCAGAGCTTTATGAGGAGGAATATAATGAGCTAGTAGATATCTATGCTTTTGGCATGTGCTTGCTGGAGCTGGTGACTTTTGAGTATCCATACGTTGAGTGTGCAAATGCTGCCCAGATATATAAGAAAGTGACAGCA GGAATTAGGCCTGCATCATTGGCAAAAGTAAAGGATCCTGTAGTTAAAGCATTCATAGAAAAATGTATTGCAAAAGTTTCTGAGCGGCTGTCTGCGAAGGAACTATTGATGGACCCCTTTCTCCGGTCAGATGATGATTCTGGAAGCATATCTAGATCCTTGAGTTCCCACCCCATACATGCAG ATAAGAGTGATGACGCATCTGACAGTGGAAGAAGTCCCCAGGACCCTGTGCCTGAAGGAAGCAGAGATTTCACAGTACAGGGCCAAAGAAAGGATCTAAACACAATTTTTCTCAAATTGCGAATAACTGACTCAACAG GTCATATTAGGAATATTCACTTCCCCTTTGATATTGAAGTTGATACAGCAAATGCTGTTGCTAGTGAAATGGTTGAAGAGTTGGACCTGACAGATCAAGACGTCTCTGCTATTGCTGATATGATTGATTCAGAAATCCGGTCATATATCCCAGATTGGGCACCAAAACAATGTTCTAGCAGTCACATCACTGATGAAGTTGCTCCTTCTGAGAGCAGTGAAGCTCGTGAAGTTGCTCCTTCTGAGAGCAGTACCTCTGGAGCTTGTGATGATATTTCCCCTTCAACAATGAACTCCACTCTTTCTGGTGGTCTTGTATTGGAAAGACTTCCTTCAGGTCGTAAGTACTGGTCTGATTCACCAAAAACAACCAGTAGTGCAAGCTCTCCACTCAGACTGGGGCCTTCAAACCTGTCACAGGCAGATTCACCAATTCCTGAAAGTAGCTGGACTGAAGAGAACGAACAGTCACCTGTCAGCCAGAAAGAGGGAAGCAGCTCAGGTGATGTTGCCTTTGAGCATGAAGAGAGTGAAACTGAAAACGATATTGACGAAGAGGCAGGTGTGATTCCAGATTCAAACTCAAGTGATAATAAGCAATCTACTGATTTAACTTCCGAGAATGAGCATCCTTCATCAGGGGAAAGAAAAAATCATAGCAGCAACAAATGTTCAGATGACATTGGAGATATTGTGGAGAAACTTGAGATGCTGGTAGATGAGCAGCGTAAGGAGATTGATGCGCTCAGAAAGAAACATGACTTGGCTATCTCAGATGTTATAAGCAAACTTCCTCCTGAGATACGCAGTGGAGTGCTTGCTATGTGTGGTCACAAAATATCTTCCAATAGTCTACGAAACGAAAGAGGCTCCTCCATTACAAACTCTGAAGGCCCAAGCTCCTCTTTGAAAAT ATATTCCAGAATGCTGAAAAACTTTAAAGTTGCTGGGAATGGTTACATGCAAAATTCAGTAGCTGGAAGTACTTTGAATGGACCTAGTTTTAGACTCTGTTTTAGCTCTGTCAAGGGAAACATCAGTTCAGGATTGGGAATTGCCGCGATTTTGAAAGAGGAAGCGGGAGAGTGA
- the LOC129896700 gene encoding uncharacterized protein LOC129896700, with translation MMQDSIPACFSAGEKLSDDHAAVTRSGQSIFMSVYRTKIADQCRLITVTWCKNLLLHGLSVSVDGSSGDGQYTCKVELKPWYFWRKQGSKHFLVDSKPVDIFWDLKAAKFNGETEPSSEYYVAVVCDEEVILLLGDLKKDAYRKTGCRPALIEPILVSRKEHIFGKKKFSTRVKFHDKGRMHEISIECKNRINSSRISIDGVDPEMEIRIDGKLFIHVKHLQWKFRGNESIHLNKVRIEVYWDVHDWIFNPGLRHALFIFKPVLLSTSPSSVSELSSPPFSSSTSTPLSSQTGSSGSIEGLNSNNSSDFCLFLYAWKVE, from the coding sequence ATGATGCAAGATTCAATTCCTGCTTGTTTCTCAGCAGGGGAAAAGTTATCAGATGATCATGCTGCAGTAACCAGGTCAGGGCAAAGCATTTTTATGTCGGTTTATCGGACGAAAATTGCTGATCAATGCAGGTTAATCACAGTTACTTGGTGCAAGAACTTGTTGCTCCATGGTTTATCAGTGTCAGTAGATGGATCAAGTGGAGATGGGCAGTATACTTGCAAAGTGGAGCTAAAGCCCTGGTACTTCTGGAGGAAACAAGGTTCAAAGCATTTTCTTGTGGACAGTAAGCCAGTTGACATATTCTGGGATCTTAAGGCTGCTAAATTTAATGGTGAGACAGAGCCAAGTTCAGAGTACTATGTAGCAGTGGTTTGTGATGAGGAAGTTATTCTGCTTCTTGGTGATTTGAAGAAAGATGCTTATAGAAAGACGGGCTGCAGGCCAGCACTTATTGAACCAATTCTTGTATCAAGAAAAGAACACATTTTTGGCAAGAAGAAGTTTTCAACAAGAGTTAAATTCCATGACAAGGGCAGAATGCATGAGATCTCTATTGAGTGCAAGAACAGGATTAACAGTAGTCGAATTTCTATCGATGGGGTTGATCCAGAAATGGAGATAAGGATAGATGGGAAATTGTTCATTCATGTGAAGCATTTACAGTGGAAATTCAGAGGGAACGAATCGATTCATCTCAACAAAGTGAGGATAGAAGTTTATTGGGATGTTCATGACTGGATTTTCAATCCTGGTTTAAGGCATGCTTTGTTTATTTTCAAGCCAGTTCTGTTATCTACATCCCCTTCATCAGTATCCGAATTATCATCACCGCCATTCTCTTCATCGACATCGACTCCATTGTCATCCCAAACAGGGAGCTCTGGTTCAATAGAGGGGTTAAATTCAAACAACTCTTCAGATTTTTGCCTGTTTCTTTATGCTTGGAAAGTAGAATGA
- the LOC129896699 gene encoding uncharacterized protein LOC129896699 — translation MEKRFNRNLSNESRGSSKSLQRIIAENRKPASPVPDLTDFMNDMFFGTPSPDKKTYNLKGINTNSIDDDDDDFDSSTRSVSSRLTQEWLQEAKQMVASSPGRGSESPPRRLVTSPRFATSHARIADSPTEGRDPLSRSARRHRSVVGFSEEILSKTAQHNRNKSEPLIIDPPSAGTSPASNVQDWFSNIFKPPNDGPTAATSEPTSPKPNNEQPALTLPPRQSISRRTRFHTNSNASQPHSISSPKRTFKIPAIASTDNVPQHFLDGKPLSPPKSLVESSHRRSISSTTCSIPDDPTPRNLVESAHRRTTSASTCSFEKVLRKNNVDGDEVKEEDLKSQELNRFLKEQRDKINNIFSGQIKGKAKIVLSGPSNSTSSMVSAICYAWLLENRTRANEQEGGDANTIQVVVPVMNMTRRKMLKQRQAARLFHIVGLDAKSLLFSDEVDLETLLLAKQLSMLVVGEDILKTNGEAVSGCTVLTDNYCEDAYELLQKPILKKLLLAGILLDTHNLSASSKVSMTRDVEAVQLLSVGSTPNYRNAFFDQLMQDPKNDSFVEAMKQSYGNSPIESSHKYRAHQVLERNSIPQENMSSSDKISKDVKNGKTNRVSPNKGKPAVSPIHAPLASPAKPADASRGKNKTFFLAKWFGFGK, via the exons ATGGAGAAGAGATTCAACAGGAATCTTTCAAACGAAAGCAGAGGATCCTCAAAGAGTTTACAGAGGATAATTGCAGAGAACAGAAAGCCTGCTAGTCCTGTCCCTGATTTAACTGATTTTATGAATGACATGTTTTTCGGGACACCAAGTCCTGATAAAAAAACGTATAATCTGAAGGGAATTAACACAAATTCgatagatgatgatgatgatgattttgacTCGAGCACAAGGAGTGTTAGCAGTAGGCTAACTCAGGAGTGGCTGCAGGAAGCTAAGCAAATGGTAGCTTCATCTCCTGGTCGTGGAAGTGAGTCACCCCCAAGGCGGCTAGTGACTTCCCCTAGGTTTGCAACATCTCATGCTAGAATTGCAGATTCTCCTACTGAAGGCAGAGATCCCCTCTCTAGGTCTGCTAGAAG GCATAGATCAGTGGTGGGGTTCAGTGAAGAAATCCTCTCAAAAACAGCACAACACAACCGCAATAAATCAGAGCCGTTGATAATTGATCCTCCGTCAGCCGGCACATCCCCTGCATCAAACGTTCAAGATTGGTTCTCCAATATCTTTAAACCTCCAAATGATGGGCCCACCGCAGCCACATCCGAGCCCACTTCTCCCAAGCCCAACAATGAGCAACCCGCACTCACCCTCCCACCCCGCCAATCAATCAGTCGCCGGACGCGGTTCCATACTAACTCTAATGCATCTCAGCCACACTCTATCAGCTCTCCAAAACGAACTTTCAAAATTCCCGCCATAGCCTCAACGGACAATGTTCCACAACACTTTTTAGACGGCAAGCCACTTTCTCCACCCAAGAGTCTCGTCGAATCTTCTCACCGGAGATCGATTTCATCCACGACATGCTCGATTCCCGACGATCCGACTCCGAGGAATTTAGTAGAGTCGGCTCATAGGAGGACCACTTCCGCGTCCACGTGTTCTTTCGAGAAGGTTTTGCGAAAGAACAATGTGGACGGAGATGAAGTGAAGGAGGAGGATTTGAAGAGTCAGGAATTGAATCGGTTCTTGAAGGAGCAGAGAGACAAAATCAACAACATATTTAGTGGTCAGATAAAAGGGAAAGCCAAAATTGTGCTCTCTGGACCTTCCAACA GTACAAGTTCAATGGTGTCAGCAATTTGCTATGCTTGGTTGTTGGAAAATAGGACGAGGGCGAATGAGCAAGAGGGAGGAGATGCGAATACAATTCAGGTGGTGGTTCCTGTGATGAATATGACAAGAAGGAAAATGTTGAAGCAGCGGCAAGCAGCACGGCTTTTTCACATTGTTGGTCTTGATGCCAAATCTCTGCTCTTTTCCGATGAG GTTGATTTGGAAACACTACTGTTGGCTAAGCAGCTAAGCATGCTTGTAGTTGGAGAAGACATACTCAAAACTAATGGAGAG GCAGTATCAGGGTGTACTGTTCTTACGGACAATTATTGCGAGGATGCTTATGAACTACTTCAGAAGCCTATATTGAAAAAGCTTCTG CTCGCAGGCATACTTCTAGACACACACAACTTGAGTGCATCTTCTAAGGTGTCGATGACAAGAGATGTAGAAGCAGTTCAGCTGCTTTCAGTTGGCTCCACCCCTAATTACAGAAATGCTTTTTTTGATCAAT TGATGCAAGATCCGAAGAATGATAGTTTCGTTGAAGCTATGAAGCAGAGTTATGGAAATTCACCCATTGAGA GTAGCCATAAATATAGAGCACATCAGGTCTTGGAGAGGAATTCCATTCCTCAAGAAAATATGTCAAGTTCAGATAAGATATCTAAAGATGTGAAGAATGGGAAGACAAATAGAGTGTCACCAAACAAAG GTAAACCGGCGGTATCACCTATACATGCTCCTCTAGCATCACCAGCAAAACCAGCCGATGCTTCACGTGGCAAGAACAAGACCTTCTTCTTGGCAAAGTGGTTTGGTTTTGGGAAGTGA
- the LOC129895462 gene encoding high-affinity nitrate transporter 3.1-like has translation MAINTRAILVATIVICSLLAACDGEILLSNLKKTLQVSVDHRKGVLMAGEDTLTIDWFLNKTLKAGRDSNYKSVKLQLCFSPISQKDRAWRKTEDHLKKDKTCQFKIVTMPYKSSNNNYNWTIERDIPTGTYFVRAYVLNANGEEIDYGQNTDDKKVDNLFEVQSISGRHATLDICSVVFSVFSVVALFAFFYMEKRNAKASK, from the exons ATGGCAATTAATACTCGTGCTATTTTGGTGGCTACAATTGTCATATGTTCATTGCTAGCTGCTTGTGATGGTGAAATATTGTTGTCTAATCTCAAGAAAACTCTTCAAGTGTCTGTTGATCACAGAAAAGGAG TACTGATGGCCGGGGAAGACACgctcacaattgattggttctTGAACAAAACACTCAAGGCAGGAAGAGACTCAAACTACAAGTCAGTAAAACTGCAACTCTGTTTCTCACCCATTAGCCAAAAAGATCGTGCGTGGAGGAAAACAGAGGACCACCTTAAAAAGGACAAGACTTGTCAATTCAAAATTGTGACCATGCCATACAAATCCTCAAACAACAATTACAATTGGACAATTGAGAGGGATATCCCAACAGGTACTTACTTTGTTAGGGCATATGTTTTGAATGCTAATGGTGAAGAAATTGACTATGGACAAAACACTGATGACAAGAAGGTAGACAACCTTTTCGAGGTTCAATCAATTAGCGGACGACATGCcactttagatatttgttcTGTTGTGTTCTCTGTTTTTTCTGTTGTGGCCCTCTTTGCATTTTTCTACATGGAAAAGAGAAATGCAAAGGCAAGTAAGTGA
- the LOC129896482 gene encoding high-affinity nitrate transporter-activating protein 2.1-like: MATFSGIFVASAIVFSCFGIITTCGALFSSLHQTLLLSSSPSQGQVLQAGGGQVTITWSLNKSYPTGTDSNYKTVKVKLCYAPLSQLDRGWRKSNDNLKKDKTCQINVVTML; encoded by the exons ATGGCAACTTTTTCTGGAATTTTTGTTGCCTCAGCAATTGTTTTTTCTTGCTTTGGAATAATCACTACTTGTGGTGCTCTTTTCTCCTCCCTCCACCAAACTCTCCTACTCAGTTCTTCACCCTCACAAGGACAAG TGCTGCAAGCTGGAGGAGGACAAGTGACAATAACATGGTCATTGAACAAGAGCTACCCAACAGGGACAGATTCAAATTACAAGACAGTGAAGGTGAAATTATGTTATGCCCCACTGAGCCAATTGGACAGAGGATGGAGAAAGTCCAACGACAATCTTAAAAAGGACAAAACTTGTCAAATTAACGTTGTCACCATGCTATAA
- the LOC129896481 gene encoding manganese-dependent ADP-ribose/CDP-alcohol diphosphatase, translated as MGYANGLLCPQGKQPLLSFGVISDVQYADIDNGLSFLGVPRYYRHSVSVLRRAVQKWNQEKPKFVLNFGDIVDGYCPKDQSMIAVKKIVDEFDKFNGPVYHMIGNHCLYNLPRKDLLPLLRIPGHDGHAYFDFSPIPEYRFVILDAYDISAIGWPEDHPNTLKALKVLQEKNPNSDKNSPSGLVGLERRFLKFNGGVGKEQLEWLDHVLQESTKLNQNVIVCCHLPLDPGASSFAALLWNYDEVMDVIHRYGCVKVCMGGHDHKGGQSVDSHGVHHRVLEAALECPPGTDSFGHIDAFDDRLLLFGTDRMKSTEMVFRH; from the coding sequence ATGGGATATGCAAATGGTCTTTTATGTCCACAGGGGAAGCAGCCACTTCTCTCCTTTGGGGTTATATCAGATGTCCAGTATGCTGATATCGACAATGGCCTCTCATTCCTTGGCGTTCCTAGGTATTACCGGCACAGTGTTAGTGTGTTGCGAAGGGCAGTTCAGAAATGGAATCAAGAAAAGCCTAAGTTTGTTCTTAATTTTGGGGACATTGTTGATGGGTATTGTCCCAAAGACCAGTCAATGATTGCTGTCAAGAAAATtgttgatgaatttgataaattCAACGGCCCTGTCTATCACATGATTGGAAATCACTGCCTTTACAATCTTCCTCGAAAGGACCTGCTTCCATTGTTGAGAATCCCTGGCCATGATGGTCATgcctattttgatttttctccAATTCCAGAGTACAGATTTGTAATCCTAGATGCTTATGATATCAGTGCCATTGGTTGGCCGGAAGATCACCCAAATACTTTGAAGGCCTTGAAAGTTCTTCAGGAGAAAAACCCAAATTCAGACAAAAACAGTCCAAGTGGACTTGTGGGACTGGAGAGAAGGTTTCTCAAGTTCAATGGAGGTGTTGGGAAAGAACAACTGGAATGGCTGGATCATGTCCTTCAGGAATCTACCAAGTTGAATCAAAATGTAATAGTGTGTTGTCATCTGCCTTTGGATCCTGGAGCCTCATCTTTTGCAGCGTTGTTGTGGAACTATGATGAAGTGATGGATGTGATACATCGCTATGGCTGTGTGAAGGTCTGTATGGGCGGACATGACCATAAAGGTGGACAATCAGTTGACTCCCATGGGGTACATCATCGGGTCCTTGAAGCCGCTCTTGAGTGCCCTCCTGGTACTGATTCTTTCGGACACATTGATGCTTTTGATGATAGATTATTACTTTTTGGTACTGATAGAATGAAGAGCACTGAGATGGTTTTTCGTCACTAG